In Paenibacillus sp. FSL M7-0420, a single genomic region encodes these proteins:
- a CDS encoding M56 family metallopeptidase, with translation MVYGWFAGIAEQTLAASMVILAVLFIQYVLRRFINARVRYLLWLLVIARLLLPAVPDSPVSMLHILGNSKHFLTTVLDKGPGTGASKGDYQELPPGEGAKTTYPANSNVLNEAGQTGPIEQNDESAAVNRSSAGAAGYPLWMKIGTVIWLLGAMLMLLNGLLYIRRMHRERRQLRRVNAPEILKVVLATRRQFGIRRAIPIYTGGSANNPYLSGLLRPWIFVPEQALRELDASRLRHILAHELAHYKRRDMLWNLLGSLAATIHWFNPLMWLAIRRMKIDREVACDAYVLEVLGEEEAIDYGLTLVEFLKRFSRVRERREQLYFFNPQQRQQIRRRISMIQSFKKGSYRISATAVVLVALLSVVTLTGVSGEAGDSAVTEPEANSAGTHAEGVAVGERVDTATEQGETLVPLTSIDEQQTEYAIRHNLLVPMNVEIEQDGYQVTVTGFMADKNQFLIFYTAKVDGGRSLFSSDPRFVECIITDGITGKVINGRTHALVSSSSPEPHIAYAVARLKFATPLTDLPSKIKVEFHLRTLAANESNIQESPALQTTFDVRANYWKQETHTITSPETLNVGGHKIRVKLQLTPLTTIATFYSDEPLFKNKEFIKSFHEKYGSPFLWWSKTGTGDYRQQPGTSSITFTDYEMKMVTESYYLLDKLQSLRLDFMKSPAKPTGMNDLEHTYQMTFDVPGQDQS, from the coding sequence ATGGTCTACGGATGGTTTGCCGGTATCGCAGAACAGACACTCGCGGCAAGCATGGTGATTCTGGCTGTGTTGTTCATTCAATATGTTCTGCGGAGATTCATCAACGCCCGGGTGCGTTACCTCCTGTGGCTGCTTGTTATCGCCCGGCTGTTATTGCCTGCTGTACCGGACAGCCCTGTCAGCATGTTGCATATTCTTGGCAATAGTAAGCACTTCTTAACTACTGTCCTGGACAAGGGGCCGGGCACTGGAGCTTCTAAGGGTGATTATCAGGAGCTTCCGCCTGGAGAGGGAGCTAAGACTACATATCCGGCGAATAGTAACGTCCTGAATGAAGCGGGACAGACAGGCCCAATCGAACAGAACGATGAATCGGCAGCCGTTAACCGCAGCTCTGCGGGGGCCGCAGGCTATCCGCTCTGGATGAAGATAGGCACCGTGATCTGGCTGCTGGGCGCTATGCTTATGCTGCTGAATGGACTCCTGTACATCCGGCGGATGCACCGCGAACGCAGACAGCTTAGACGGGTGAATGCCCCGGAGATTCTTAAGGTGGTTCTTGCCACCAGACGCCAGTTTGGAATAAGGAGAGCGATACCTATCTATACCGGAGGTTCCGCTAACAACCCATATCTGTCAGGACTCCTGCGTCCATGGATCTTTGTCCCGGAGCAAGCTCTGCGGGAACTGGATGCTTCCCGGCTGCGGCACATCCTCGCGCATGAGCTTGCCCACTACAAGCGGAGGGATATGCTGTGGAACCTGCTAGGGAGCCTAGCCGCAACGATACATTGGTTCAATCCCCTGATGTGGCTGGCGATCCGGCGGATGAAGATCGATAGGGAGGTTGCGTGCGACGCCTATGTGCTGGAGGTATTGGGAGAAGAGGAGGCAATTGATTACGGGCTTACTCTGGTAGAGTTCCTGAAGCGCTTTTCAAGAGTCCGGGAGAGGCGGGAGCAGCTCTATTTCTTCAATCCGCAGCAGCGGCAACAGATCAGAAGAAGAATCAGTATGATTCAATCTTTCAAAAAAGGCTCCTACCGCATCTCCGCAACCGCTGTAGTTCTGGTAGCTCTGCTCAGCGTCGTGACGCTTACAGGTGTCTCTGGAGAAGCTGGTGACTCTGCTGTCACGGAACCTGAGGCCAATTCCGCTGGTACTCATGCAGAAGGCGTTGCTGTGGGGGAACGCGTAGATACGGCAACGGAGCAAGGGGAGACTCTGGTGCCGTTAACGAGCATAGATGAACAACAGACGGAGTATGCCATCAGGCATAATCTTCTGGTGCCGATGAATGTGGAGATTGAGCAAGATGGTTACCAGGTCACAGTGACGGGCTTCATGGCAGACAAGAACCAATTCCTTATCTTCTATACTGCGAAAGTGGACGGCGGTAGGTCACTATTCTCCAGTGATCCTCGTTTTGTAGAATGCATCATTACGGATGGTATTACTGGCAAGGTGATTAACGGCCGGACCCACGCGCTGGTCAGCAGCAGCAGCCCGGAGCCGCATATTGCATATGCGGTTGCCAGACTTAAGTTCGCGACTCCTTTGACGGACCTGCCCTCAAAGATTAAGGTGGAGTTCCATTTGCGCACACTGGCAGCCAATGAGTCCAACATTCAGGAGTCTCCGGCACTCCAGACAACCTTTGATGTGAGGGCAAATTACTGGAAGCAAGAGACGCATACAATCACATCGCCAGAAACGCTTAATGTAGGCGGACACAAGATCAGAGTGAAATTACAATTGACACCCTTAACAACCATAGCCACTTTTTATTCAGATGAACCTTTGTTTAAGAATAAGGAATTTATTAAATCATTCCATGAGAAGTACGGTTCACCCTTCCTGTGGTGGAGCAAGACTGGAACGGGAGACTATAGGCAGCAGCCAGGCACTTCATCAATTACGTTTACAGACTATGAAATGAAGATGGTTACAGAAAGCTATTATTTGTTGGATAAGTTGCAATCTCTGCGGCTGGATTTCATGAAGAGTCCGGCGAAACCTACTGGAATGAATGATCTTGAGCATACATACCAGATGACCTTTGATGTCCCCGGACAGGATCAGAGCTGA
- a CDS encoding BlaI/MecI/CopY family transcriptional regulator produces MSTTPKISEAEWEIMKIIWEHHPLTSEQITRLLPASVEWSEQTVRTFVTRLLKKNAIAYEKSGRSYLYYPLVSENECVRAESRSFLKRVFGGATQLMVTSFLEDVELSKQEIEQLEQLLREKKSQGTSGNSGKQE; encoded by the coding sequence ATGAGTACAACCCCGAAGATTTCGGAAGCTGAATGGGAAATTATGAAGATTATCTGGGAGCATCATCCGCTCACCTCGGAACAAATCACCCGGCTCCTGCCTGCATCTGTGGAATGGAGCGAGCAGACGGTGCGCACCTTCGTCACCCGGCTGCTTAAGAAGAACGCGATAGCGTATGAGAAATCCGGCCGGAGCTATCTCTATTATCCGCTGGTGTCAGAGAATGAGTGTGTCCGGGCCGAGAGCCGCTCCTTCCTGAAGCGCGTATTCGGCGGGGCCACCCAGTTAATGGTGACCAGCTTCCTGGAGGATGTCGAGCTGTCCAAGCAGGAGATTGAACAACTCGAACAGCTGCTGAGGGAGAAGAAGTCGCAGGGCACCAGCGGCAACTCAGGTAAGCAGGAATGA
- a CDS encoding S-layer homology domain-containing protein: MNLKSKRKLLSVTAGLVLLTNSIAVHPAEAATGNSLTGLPAAPAWGHFVDTYKNNTPVNTAVYSNPSIGVLSGFLDLWTPGATWDTGKMKNPDILNYNIQYVADLSKTRTPAEEEAAYYDDRRNQTYGAADGLGPLSEVYRSMSGTFTTINSIPDDATSVKYSDGNDSNKAGDSNSSLGKMVDLIGIVRGNYASTSQAKNFYSYMRPFRWKDISVIVPTLVPARSSTPATDGGFPSGHTNASYLAALALAYSVPERFQELMARASEMGNNRVVAGMHSPLDVMGGRVTAMAFAAGALNDPDNAALKQAAYTQAHEVLLTQTGTAEDRFTDYAKNKAQYTQRLTYGFPQIHSTTEPAVAPKGAEVLLETRLPYLTADQRRAVLVTTAIPSGYPLLNDPEGWGRLNLFAAADGYGAFAEHVTVAMDAAKGGFHAADRWRNDISGTGGLTKEGTGTLKLAGNNTYSGGTEVNAGVLEGDSATAFGKGNVTNTGGSVVENVYGKIVIGGSFTQASEGTLVLSLTGADDVLEIKGEVKADGKLKVNFANSYVPGSGLIPLITHGVSQRSGQFASVQVEGLPSKYNTQVVYLSDQIALSITDTTSGGNPGPGGGTGGGTPGTPAGNTGTVPGTTGTTPGNGSTTPAEPEKQPQSGVDPFQSGVVSREAVYKTVTEAIAATKNQSISFKDTAGHWGSSTIATAVKLQIISGYADGSFRPDAPVTRAEFSAMIARSFGLGTTSAASKFGDTASNWAAGYIGVLADKGIVTGYSDGSFKPGATITRAEMVTIIGRVLDLGVLQTGTPVSFKDVSSSYWAADAIRQAASANLVKGISASAFAPKNQATRAEAVAVIIRALESDSSVKALIAGL; this comes from the coding sequence TTGAACTTGAAGTCGAAAAGAAAGCTGTTGTCTGTTACGGCAGGTCTGGTACTCCTCACGAATTCGATCGCGGTACATCCTGCAGAGGCGGCCACGGGTAATTCATTAACCGGGCTGCCGGCTGCTCCGGCATGGGGACATTTCGTAGATACTTATAAGAATAACACACCTGTGAATACGGCGGTGTATTCCAACCCCTCGATCGGTGTTCTCTCCGGCTTCCTGGATCTGTGGACACCGGGGGCCACCTGGGATACCGGGAAGATGAAGAATCCCGATATACTGAATTATAACATTCAATATGTGGCGGATCTGTCTAAGACCCGTACTCCGGCAGAGGAGGAGGCCGCGTATTACGATGACCGGCGGAACCAGACCTATGGAGCGGCTGACGGCCTTGGACCGTTGTCTGAGGTGTACCGTTCGATGTCAGGAACCTTCACGACCATTAACAGCATCCCTGATGATGCTACTTCCGTGAAATATAGTGACGGCAATGACAGTAACAAGGCAGGCGATTCCAATTCCAGCTTGGGCAAAATGGTGGACCTGATCGGGATTGTCCGCGGCAATTATGCTTCAACGAGTCAGGCTAAGAATTTCTACAGCTACATGCGTCCTTTCCGCTGGAAGGATATCTCCGTCATTGTGCCGACGCTGGTGCCGGCGAGAAGCAGTACGCCTGCCACAGACGGTGGCTTCCCGAGCGGACATACCAACGCTTCCTATCTGGCAGCCCTGGCTCTGGCGTATTCTGTACCTGAGCGCTTCCAGGAGCTGATGGCCCGGGCCTCGGAGATGGGCAACAACCGGGTTGTCGCCGGGATGCACTCGCCGCTGGATGTTATGGGCGGACGGGTGACGGCCATGGCCTTCGCAGCAGGAGCGCTGAATGACCCGGATAATGCGGCATTGAAGCAGGCGGCCTATACTCAGGCTCATGAAGTGCTGCTTACACAGACGGGCACCGCAGAAGACCGGTTCACAGATTATGCGAAGAATAAGGCCCAGTATACGCAGCGGCTGACCTACGGCTTCCCGCAGATTCACTCCACGACTGAGCCTGCCGTTGCTCCTAAGGGAGCGGAGGTCTTGCTGGAGACCCGCCTGCCTTACCTGACTGCGGATCAGCGTAGAGCAGTTCTCGTTACAACGGCAATCCCTTCCGGTTATCCGCTGCTTAATGATCCCGAAGGCTGGGGACGATTGAACCTGTTCGCCGCTGCTGACGGGTACGGTGCATTCGCTGAGCATGTAACGGTAGCGATGGACGCTGCGAAGGGCGGCTTCCACGCCGCAGACCGCTGGCGCAATGATATCTCCGGGACGGGCGGACTGACCAAGGAGGGTACAGGCACGCTGAAGCTGGCGGGCAACAATACGTACTCCGGCGGTACAGAGGTGAACGCAGGTGTCCTGGAAGGAGACTCGGCAACAGCCTTCGGCAAAGGGAATGTGACGAATACCGGCGGCTCTGTAGTTGAGAACGTCTACGGTAAAATAGTGATTGGCGGCAGCTTCACCCAGGCCTCCGAAGGTACGCTTGTACTGAGCCTTACCGGAGCAGACGATGTCCTTGAGATTAAGGGTGAGGTGAAGGCTGACGGGAAGCTGAAGGTGAACTTCGCGAACAGCTACGTTCCAGGCAGCGGCCTGATTCCGCTCATTACGCATGGCGTCAGCCAGCGCAGCGGGCAGTTTGCTTCCGTGCAGGTTGAAGGACTGCCAAGCAAATATAACACCCAGGTAGTATACCTGAGCGATCAGATTGCGCTTAGTATTACAGATACGACAAGCGGCGGGAATCCTGGTCCCGGCGGTGGAACTGGCGGCGGAACGCCGGGTACTCCGGCTGGAAATACCGGAACAGTACCAGGCACCACTGGCACCACTCCAGGGAACGGCAGCACTACTCCGGCTGAACCGGAGAAACAGCCACAGAGCGGAGTTGATCCGTTCCAATCCGGAGTGGTCAGCAGAGAAGCGGTATACAAGACCGTGACTGAAGCTATTGCAGCCACGAAGAATCAGAGCATCAGCTTCAAGGACACCGCAGGCCACTGGGGCAGCAGCACCATCGCTACAGCCGTGAAGCTGCAGATTATCAGCGGCTATGCAGACGGCTCCTTCCGGCCGGATGCGCCGGTGACCAGAGCCGAATTCTCGGCGATGATCGCCCGTTCCTTCGGGCTAGGCACTACATCGGCGGCCTCTAAATTTGGAGATACAGCCTCCAATTGGGCGGCAGGCTATATCGGTGTCTTGGCGGACAAAGGCATCGTAACCGGCTACTCGGACGGCAGCTTCAAGCCAGGCGCGACCATTACCCGCGCTGAGATGGTCACAATCATTGGCCGTGTGCTTGATCTCGGCGTGCTCCAGACCGGCACTCCGGTGAGCTTCAAGGATGTCAGCAGCAGCTACTGGGCGGCTGACGCCATCCGCCAGGCTGCTTCGGCCAATCTGGTGAAGGGCATCTCTGCTTCAGCGTTCGCTCCAAAGAATCAGGCTACCCGTGCCGAAGCGGTGGCTGTGATCATCCGCGCGCTGGAGAGCGACAGCTCGGTTAAGGCTTTGATTGCGGGGTTGTAA
- a CDS encoding helix-turn-helix domain-containing protein — translation MRKWNSAFAALAASYISVVLVIVLLLCSAFYLYFSNHYKEELQGRNRLILDNTARTLEASVLQRVQQIYLEVSLNQRAALRMLPDASLPANLSKVSSLQESLNMQVSNHSDLIQAVHLYAPRQHLLLSSLYGLKFRADKQAGAAYWMDWVNGMNLNSRNSLWTEARFVPDDIVSSIPGGSGSQLITYVHSYPFQSPGAASELLIAIDLKESALRAILQNMMPARYQSSFIAMPSGGIVAGSNPDAAAQADTYAASISNALASPETSGNMSQEIGGSTYVISYQDLPTTGWKLFSAAPANLFYEKWLVVQRVILSLCLLALLVGICLSGILAKLNYSPLKRLLRTIKDLYGPGPGVPELPGQALNEFGIIDSAFIRLNDKVTTLEGTLEASSPHIRQNMILNLLQDSPAQGSVTVDPQFLGLSPEHRYYCCLLLNTRGAYARMSLSGLQAAMSGITGTLEAIRLHGSRILAEELPDKQTVVIISALEASGTLLEQLSDRITAAAEQQFQLDIQLSQGCWVDAISLLHTSYAEAQTLMKYAYFLPESRILKDRELLKKEQSLDEIPQPVLMRFKDKLQTRQLDETLAALEQLIAVMREGSYPADYCHFVLANTVFMYSDYLKSIRYTPSAYGPLDLYNEYIGLPDIRQLQEWFAASIGTFIMETQKRNSDRALSAIEAAKAYIGENLSEDLSLDAVSAKVFISPKYLSKLFKEELGITYTDYITGIRMEEARRLIENNNMSIEQIAGTVGYATTPYFIKRFKEIYGCTPGNYLRTVNTLPPQAEISMG, via the coding sequence TTGCGAAAATGGAACTCTGCCTTTGCCGCCCTAGCCGCTTCATACATCTCTGTTGTGTTAGTCATTGTCCTCTTACTCTGCTCTGCCTTCTATCTGTATTTCTCGAATCATTATAAGGAAGAGCTTCAGGGCCGCAACCGGCTCATCCTTGACAATACCGCCCGTACCCTTGAAGCTTCCGTGCTTCAGCGGGTGCAGCAGATCTATCTGGAAGTCTCCCTGAACCAGCGGGCTGCGCTCCGTATGCTGCCTGATGCTTCACTTCCAGCGAATCTCAGCAAGGTAAGCAGTCTCCAGGAGTCGCTGAACATGCAGGTATCCAATCATTCGGACCTGATTCAAGCTGTACATCTGTATGCTCCCAGGCAGCATCTCCTGCTGTCCTCGCTGTATGGGCTGAAATTCCGTGCAGACAAGCAGGCGGGTGCCGCCTACTGGATGGATTGGGTGAACGGCATGAACCTGAATTCCCGTAACAGCCTCTGGACAGAGGCCCGGTTCGTGCCGGACGATATCGTCTCCAGCATCCCCGGCGGCAGCGGCAGCCAGCTGATCACCTATGTGCACAGCTATCCGTTCCAATCTCCCGGGGCAGCCAGTGAGCTGCTGATTGCCATTGATCTGAAGGAGAGTGCGCTGCGCGCCATTCTGCAGAATATGATGCCTGCCCGCTATCAGAGCAGCTTCATTGCTATGCCCTCCGGGGGAATCGTGGCCGGATCGAATCCGGATGCTGCGGCTCAGGCCGATACTTATGCTGCCAGTATCTCGAATGCCCTAGCCTCTCCTGAAACATCCGGGAACATGAGCCAGGAGATCGGGGGCAGTACCTACGTCATCTCCTATCAGGACCTGCCGACCACCGGGTGGAAGCTCTTCAGTGCGGCTCCGGCGAACCTGTTCTATGAGAAATGGCTCGTTGTCCAGAGGGTCATCCTCTCCCTGTGTCTGCTTGCTCTATTGGTAGGAATCTGTCTGTCCGGCATTCTGGCCAAATTGAATTACAGTCCGCTTAAGCGGCTGCTTCGCACTATTAAGGACCTCTACGGCCCGGGGCCAGGGGTACCTGAACTTCCGGGACAAGCCCTTAACGAATTCGGAATTATTGACTCCGCTTTCATCCGCCTGAACGACAAAGTCACCACACTGGAGGGAACGCTTGAGGCCAGCAGTCCGCATATCCGGCAGAATATGATCCTGAATCTCCTTCAGGACAGCCCTGCCCAAGGCAGCGTAACCGTAGATCCCCAATTCCTGGGACTCTCTCCGGAGCACCGTTATTACTGCTGCCTGCTCCTCAACACCCGTGGAGCCTATGCCCGCATGAGTCTAAGCGGCTTGCAGGCAGCCATGAGCGGGATCACCGGGACGCTTGAGGCGATCCGGCTTCACGGAAGCCGTATTCTGGCCGAGGAGCTGCCGGACAAGCAGACAGTTGTCATTATCAGCGCGCTCGAAGCCTCCGGGACGCTGCTCGAACAGCTCTCGGACCGGATTACAGCAGCGGCGGAGCAGCAGTTCCAGCTGGATATTCAGCTCTCGCAGGGCTGCTGGGTGGATGCCATCAGCCTTCTCCACACCAGCTATGCTGAAGCGCAGACTTTAATGAAGTATGCTTATTTTCTGCCGGAGAGCAGGATCTTGAAGGACCGGGAGCTGCTGAAGAAGGAGCAGAGTCTTGACGAGATTCCGCAGCCTGTGCTGATGCGGTTCAAGGATAAGCTGCAGACCCGTCAGCTGGATGAGACTCTGGCCGCGCTGGAGCAGCTCATAGCCGTCATGCGGGAAGGCAGCTACCCGGCGGATTATTGCCACTTCGTGCTGGCGAACACCGTATTTATGTACTCGGATTATCTGAAAAGCATCCGCTACACCCCTTCCGCCTACGGGCCTCTGGATCTGTATAACGAATATATTGGCCTGCCGGATATCCGGCAGCTGCAGGAGTGGTTCGCGGCCTCTATCGGCACCTTCATTATGGAGACACAGAAGCGGAACAGTGACCGTGCACTCTCGGCCATTGAAGCGGCCAAGGCCTATATCGGGGAGAATCTGTCCGAGGATCTATCGCTGGATGCCGTATCTGCCAAGGTCTTCATCAGTCCCAAGTATCTAAGCAAGCTGTTCAAGGAAGAGCTGGGGATCACCTACACCGACTATATCACCGGCATACGGATGGAAGAGGCCCGGCGGCTGATTGAGAACAATAACATGTCGATCGAACAGATTGCCGGTACAGTCGGTTATGCAACGACTCCGTACTTCATCAAGCGCTTCAAGGAGATCTACGGCTGTACGCCGGGGAATTATCTGCGAACCGTGAATACACTACCGCCGCAGGCGGAGATTAGCATGGGATAA